In Microcebus murinus isolate Inina chromosome 20, M.murinus_Inina_mat1.0, whole genome shotgun sequence, the following are encoded in one genomic region:
- the LOC142862577 gene encoding malignant T-cell-amplified sequence 1-like, translating into MFKKFDEKENVSNCIQLKTSVIKGIKNQLIQQFPGIEPWLHQIMPKKDPVKIVRCHQHMEILTVNGELLFFRQREGPFYPTLRLLHKYPFILPHQQVDKGAIKFVLSGANIMCPGLTSPGAKLSPAAADTIVAAMAEGTQHALCVGVMKMSAEDIEKINKGIGIENIHY; encoded by the coding sequence ATGTTTAAGAAATTtgatgaaaaggaaaatgtgtccAACTGCATCCAGTTGAAAACTTCAGTTATTAAGGGTATTAAGAACCAATTAATACAGCAATTTCCAGGTATTGAACCATGGCTTCATCAAATCATGCCTAAGAAAGATCCTGTCAAAATAGTCCGATGCCATCAACATATGGAAATCCTTACAGTAAATGGAGAATTACTATTTTTTAGACAACGAGAGGGGCCTTTTTACCCAACCCTAAGGTTACTTCACAAATATCCTTTTATCCTGCCACACCAGCAGGTTGATAAAGGAGCCATCAAATTTGTACTCAGTGGAGCGAATATCATGTGTCCAGGCTTAACTTCTCCTGGAGCTAAGCTTTCCCCTGCTGCAGCAGACACCATTGTTGCTGCCATGGCAGAAGGAACACAGCATGCTCTATGTGTTGGAGTCATGAAGATGTCTGCAGAAGATattgagaaaatcaacaaaggaatTGGCATTGAAAATATCCATTATTGA